Proteins encoded together in one Carya illinoinensis cultivar Pawnee chromosome 3, C.illinoinensisPawnee_v1, whole genome shotgun sequence window:
- the LOC122302933 gene encoding zinc finger protein 4-like produces MKPGFDLEVKASSENDSEVSSQVASNKSITSAGLSKDSLDDSSQLTDLFVTRSESDLVTLDLTLNFVADDLGGRDSIGLSLSSTSESSNEPASHATTAAIPRVFSCNYCQRKFFSSQALGGHQNAHKRERTLAKRAMRMGIFSERYASLASLPLHGSPFRSLGIKAHASAHHGFVPPTRPPEIRNTPKFQHGYLGMPIFLEDDEELLWPGSFRQAAEAGNPHPSFVLTEGRNIKFVEVSPPVDIDNSTPDLTLKL; encoded by the coding sequence ATGAAACCTGGCTTTGACCTCGAAGTAAAGGCCTCTTCTGAAAATGATTCTGAAGTTAGCAGTCAAGTAGCTTCCAACAAATCCATCACCTCTGCAGGTCTCTCCAAAGACAGCCTTGATGACTCTTCCCAGCTCACAGATCTCTTTGTTACTCGATCCGAATCAGACCTAGTCACCCTCGACTTAACTCTCAACTTTGTCGCTGATGATTTAGGGGGAAGGGATTCAATAGGACTCTCATTGTCAAGCACGAGTGAGAGCAGCAACGAGCCTGCATCCCATGCTACAACAGCAGCCATCCCACGAGTCTTTTCTTGCAATTACTGTCAACGCAAGTTCTTCAGCTCGCAGGCTCTTGGTGGCCACCAAAATGCACACAAGAGAGAAAGAACATTGGCAAAGCGGGCCATGAGAATGGGCATTTTCTCAGAGAGGTACGCCAGCCTAGCATCTCTGCCTCTACATGGATCTCCATTCAGGTCACTAGGAATCAAGGCACACGCTTCTGCACATCATGGCTTTGTGCCACCAACCAGGCCTCCCGAAATCAGAAACACCCCCAAGTTTCAACATGGGTACTTGGGTATGCCCATTTTCTTGGAGGATGATGAGGAGTTGTTGTGGCCTGGTAGTTTTCGTCAGGCTGCTGAGGCAGGTAACCCTCATCCAAGTTTTGTACTGACTGAAGGTCGAAATATAAAGTTTGTAGAGGTGAGTCCACCTGTGGACATAGACAACTCTACACCCGACCTCACGTTGAAACTTTGA